A genomic segment from Aegilops tauschii subsp. strangulata cultivar AL8/78 chromosome 1, Aet v6.0, whole genome shotgun sequence encodes:
- the LOC109762113 gene encoding uncharacterized protein, protein MVKLATAREARLYGPALAVRRWEYINAGAYMFGTLLLAAGLAALCASEGGVGATDAGLAVAGVALAVVAAVNAHDLGAHLAGVDCRVGLARFDPQLGIVEFLAPALHAAGCVLAIVGLALQLFSQGDKLERRAADALLAGAALWLLGSVLSSCQVYERADGRAQLLQSSVQVPVLLGSLLFLVAAALHRRREPTLPGERESESERWISLCGSVLWVAGALFNVLKVFVMHQSDAPRLEKLRGGAQERLARDREGRVPLVWRSAAQLR, encoded by the exons ATGGTGAAGCTGGCGACGGCGAGGGAGGCGCGGCTGTACGGGCCGGCGCTGGCGGTGCGGCGGTGGGAGTACATCAACGCCGGCGCGTACATGTTCGGCACCCTGCTCCTGGCCGCGGGGCTCGCGGCGCTGTGCGCGTCCGAGGGCGGCGTCGGCGCCACGGACGCCGGGCTCGCCGTGGCCGGCGTGGCGCTGGCGGTGGTGGCGGCCGTGAACGCGCACGACCTGGGCGCGCACCTCGCCGGCGTGGACTGCCGCGTCGGGCTCGCCCGGTTCGACCCCCAGCTCGGCATCGTCGAGTTCCTCGCGCCCGCGCTCCATGCCGCAGGCTGCGTCCTCGCCATCGTCGGCCTCGCGCTGCAGCTCTTCTCCCAG GGCGACAAGCTGGAGAGGCGCGCTGCCGACGCGCTGCTGGCGGGCGCGGCACTGTGGCTGCTGGGCTCGGTGCTCAGCTCGTGCCAGGTGTACGAGCGCGCCGACGGCCGCGCGCAGCTGCTGCAGTCCAGCGTGCAGGTCCCCGTCCTCCTCGGCAGCCTGCTCttcctcgtcgccgccgccctccACCGCCGGCGTGAGCCCACCCTGCCAGGCGAGAGGGAAAGCGAGAGCGAGAGGTGGATTAGCCTGTGCGGGAGCGTGCTGTGGGTGGCGGGCGCACTGTTCAACGTGCTCAAGGTGTTCGTGATGCACCAGAGCGACGCGCCGCGGCTCGAGAAGCTCCGCGGCGGCGCGCAGGAGCGGCTCGCCCGGGACCGTGAGGGCCGCGTGCCGCTGGTCTGGAGGTCGGCGGCGCAGCTGCGCTGA
- the LOC109762104 gene encoding pentatricopeptide repeat-containing protein At4g01030, mitochondrial, with product MAQAISLPALPTPHQHHHHYAAPPSQRPSRGAYSPSLLRAESPISAALRAGDDSSFRDARFLLSLLRQCGDLLHGEAEKSPEAERTDIAAARRLAPQLHSLAVRAGHATREPHVACALADLLERLGRGASGRRLLAEGDGEDWKDAVLWNKQVAMLAEAGDWDGAIGAFREMRARGVAADGYACARALHACGRAGRRREGRAVHAHALRAGLVDAHPLVPGFLAGMYAEGADVAAATTVLLRTTGAGVVAWNAVIACCVRLGLVDDALELAGRMARDAETSAVAEPTLATWNTVLSGCARHGRDREALAVVGRMLEQGLSPDAATVSSLLKSVANSGFLGHGTEVHGFFLRHGLAPDAYTGTALVDMYAKCGRLDLAQRVFDGLEHRNLATWNSLVAGHANAGQFDRALELVETMKRHRLDPNVTTWNGLITGYAMNGLSSQAMLLLRQIKAAGVAPNVVSWTSLISGSCHSGDYQGSFTFFSEMQQDGVQPSLVTMLVLLRACAGLALLNKGKELHCFALRRAYDGEVVVSTALVDMYAKAGSLTSAKRVFGRVQGKNLVCCNAMLTGLAVHGQAHEAAALFHDMWRSGLKPDGITFTALLTACRSMGLVTEAWEYFDNMEAKYGVAPTAEHHACMVDLLARRGYLDEAMAFIERSPGEPGASSWGALLTGCAIHGNLDLAESAARHLFRLEPHNSANYLAMMSLYEQHRMFDEAESLKYAMKARGVDARPGWSWTQAGRSVHVFEVDGGSPPHPETPEIYGEMSRLVSQIRMVGYVPDTGCIAYDVPEEEKERLLLCHTEKLAVVYGLIRSDKSRAPVRVVKNTRMCRDCHEVIKHVSALCGRQIILRDASRFHHFVDGKCSCDDYW from the coding sequence ATGGCGCAGGCCATCTCCCTCCCGGCGCTCCCCACTccccaccagcaccaccaccactaCGCCGCGCCTCCCAGCCAGAGACCCTCGCGTGGAGCCTACTCGCCGTCACTCCTCAGAGCCGAGTCCCCCATCTCCGCCGCGCTACGAGCCGGGGACGACTCCTCGTTCCGCGACGCCCGGTTCCTGCTCTCCCTGCTGCGCCAATGCGGCGACCTGCTCCACGGCGAGGCCGAGAAGTCTCCGGAAGCGGAGCGCACCGATATCGCGGCGGCCCGGAGGCTCGCGCCGCAGCTGCACTCACTGGCCGTGAGGGCGGGCCACGCGACGCGGGAGCCGCACGTGGCGTGCGCGCTCGCGGACCTGCTCGAGCGGCTGGGCCGTGGGGCGTCTGGCCGGAGGCTTCTGGCCGAGGGGGACGGCGAGGACTGGAAGGACGCGGTGCTGTGGAACAAGCAGGTGGCGATGCTGGCGGAGGCGGGGGACTGGGACGGAGCGATCGGCGCGTTCCGGGAGATGCGGGCGCGCGGGGTGGCCGCCGACGGGTACGCGTGCGCGCGGGCGCTCCACGCGTGCGGCCGCGCCGGGAGACGGCGGGAGGGGCGGGCCGTGCACGCGCACGCGCTCCGGGCCGGCCTCGTCGACGCGCACCCGCTCGTGCCCGGGTTCCTCGCCGGCATGTACGCCGAGGGCGCCGACGTGGCGGCGGCGACCACGGTGCTGCTGCGGACGACCGGCGCTGGCGTCGTCGCGTGGAACGCGGTGATCGCGTGCTGCGTCCGGCTCGGGCTGGTGGACGACGCCTTGGAGCTCGCGGGGCGCATGGCGAGGGACGCCGAGACGTCGGCGGTGGCTGAGCCTACGCTCGCCACCTGGAACACCGTGCTCTCCGGCTGCGCGCGCCACGGCCGCGACCGGGAGGCGCTCGCCGTCGTCGGGAGGATGCTGGAGCAGGGCCTGTCGCCGGACGCCGCCACCGTGTCCAGCCTGCTCAAGTCGGTGGCCAACTCGGGGTTCCTCGGCCACGGCACGGAGGTCCACGGCTTCTTCCTCCGGCACGGCCTCGCGCCGGACGCGTACACGGGGACGGCGCTGGTGGACATGTACGCCAAGTGCGGCCGCCTCGACCTCGCGCAGAGGGTGTTCGACGGATTGGAGCACCGGAACCTGGCCACCTGGAACTCGCTCGTCGCGGGGCACGCGAACGCCGGGCAGTTCGACAGGGCGCTGGAGCTCGTGGAGACCATGAAGCGGCACCGGCTCGACCCGAACGTGACCACCTGGAACGGGCTGATCACCGGGTACGCCATGAACGGGCTGAGCTCGCAAGCGATGCTGCTGCTCCGGCAGATCAAGGCCGCCGGCGTGGCGCCCAACGTGGTCTCCTGGACCTCACTGATCTCCGGGAGCTGCCACAGCGGCGACTACCAGGGCTCATTCACCTTCTTCTCCGAGATGCAGCAGGACGGCGTCCAGCCGAGCCTGGTCACCATGCTGGTCCTGCTCCGGGCCTGCGCCGGCCTCGCCCTCCTGAACAAGGGCAAGGAGCTGCACTGCTTCGCGCTGCGGCGAGCCTACGACGGCGAGGTCGTCGTCTCCACAGCGCTCGTCGACATGTACGCGAAGGCCGGGAGCCTGACGAGCGCCAAGCGGGTGTTCGGCCGGGTCCAGGGCAAGAACCTGGTGTGCTGCAACGCGATGCTCACCGGGCTGGCCGTGCACGGGCAGGCGCACGAGGCGGCGGCGCTGTTCCACGACATGTGGCGGTCGGGGCTGAAGCCGGACGGCATCACCTTCACGGCGCTGCTCACCGCCTGCCGATCCATGGGCCTGGTCACCGAAGCCTGGGAGTACTTCGACAACATGGAGGCCAAGTACGGCGTGGCGCCGACGGCCGAGCACCACGCCTGCATGGTCGACCTGCTGGCTCGCCGCGGGTACCTCGACGAGGCGATGGCCTTCATCGAGCGGTCGCCGGGCGAGCCCGGGGCGAGCTCGTGGGGCGCGCTCCTCACCGGCTGCGCCATCCACGGCAACCTGGACCTCGCGGAGTCCGCGGCGAGGCACCTCTTCAGGCTGGAGCCGCACAACTCGGCCAACTACCTGGCGATGATGAGCCTGTACGAGCAGCACCGGATGTTCGACGAGGCGGAGAGCCTCAAGTACGCCATGAAGGCGAGAGGCGTGGACGCGAGGCCGGGGTGGAGCTGGACGCAGGCCGGGCGGAGCGTCCACGTCTTCGAGGTCGACGGCGGGTCGCCGCCGCACCCGGAGACGCCGGAGATATACGGCGAGATGAGCCGGCTGGTGTCCCAGATCAGGATGGTGGGGTACGTGCCGGACACCGGCTGCATCGCCTACGACGTCCCCGAGGAGGAGAAGGAGCGGCTGCTGCTCTGCCACACCGAGAAGCTCGCCGTCGTCTACGGGCTGATCCGGTCGGACAAGAGCCGGGCGCCCGTTAGGGTGGTCAAGAACACCAGGATGTGCAGGGACTGCCATGAGGTGATCAAGCACGTTTCGGCTCTGTGTGGGCGGCAGATCATTCTTCGTGATGCTTCTCGGTTCCACCATTTCGTCGACGGCAAGTGCTCCTGCGACGACTACTGGTGA